A window of Oryza glaberrima chromosome 2, OglaRS2, whole genome shotgun sequence genomic DNA:
ATGGAACAGCACCAGAGAGAGCTCTGTGCCTTGCagaacaacaaaatcatcagaTTCGGCACGGCCTCGCAGAATCGGCTTGCATTGGACTAACCAAATAACCATACTGGAAagacaaaaaagataaaaaaaaaagagagagagagagggtaaaAACGAGTTTAAGCTACGGGATGCAGCTCACTAACATCCAGAATTTACAGAGTTCGTCTGGAAGAGTGAGACCTAAAGACTGCTAACCCTTCTCTACTACACAAAGTCACCATCTGTCTAGTCACTAGGCAAAGTCAGGCCAAGTAGGAAAATAAGAGTGGCAGGTTTAGAGCACAAGCAGGATGTTGGCAGCTCTAAGCGCACCCTGAGCATCAGTCAGACGGGCTAGGTCCCTTCCCGAGCAATCCATCGTCTGCTGGAGGAGCTGGAGTGTCTTGAAGAGTCTCTTGTTGAGTTGCAGCTGGAGCGGTTGCGATATCTGGTTGGGTCTGCTGTGAAGTGCCCTCCTGGGTATCAACTGCAGTAGACTGTGTAGCCCCAGCTGGAGTGCCTGGTGCTGTGCCTCCATCAGCTGCTGGTGGTTGGTCACGGCGCCTCTTGAAATACTTCTTGCAGAATGAGTCCCCATGCTCAGGGTAGGTCTTCCTCACAAAATTCTCCATGCATTTTAAATAGGAGAAATCTGACCGAGTTCCATCTGAAGACACCACAAACAAGCACCGACTATCCTGGAACACTTGGTGCTTGTCAACCTGTCAAATTAAATGAGGCCATTGCACACCATAAGCCAAACGAATGCTATATTTCATTGTAGCGTATCGGGCAATTGCACAACAGGTCAACCCAAAAGTAACAAGAGAACCATACCATTATGTGATCGATTTCACCAGACACCTTTGATTGTTTCTCAGGGTGGTGTTCAAGAACATTCTCTTTGATGAATTTTTCGTCTTCCGGAGAAAGTTTTATGCTATCACTGCAAAATTTTAAGTCAACAATAAAGTTAAAAAGCTTAAGACAGTACAAATCAATTAAATGTCGGACCTAGCATACTTTCATATAAAAGCCAAGCCTCCTCTATTCAGAAACTTAAAAGCATATAACTGTAAATCATGAATCAcacaaaattaacaaataatCATGAAGTAACTTACATTGATTCACGGAAAATCTTTCTGATGCTCAGCACAGTGGGTTCAATTTCTCCTAGAATCTTTTCCTCCTCAGCTGTTAGGTCAAAGTGTCGCCTTGGTGGCCCCCTCTCATCAGGTCTCCTAGGCAGACCCCTGCCATCAGGTTTCCTTGGGGGCCTACCAGGATTGTTTCTTTGGCCCCTCCAATTGCCACCTCTGGCACCCCATCCATCTGATTTCCAGTCCTTATTACGTGACTCATTGGCTTCAGCAGAATTCCAGACATCATCCCCTTGGGAAACTGGAGCAGCATTCCATGCACTATCTGATGGAGATGCAGGCACATTGCCCCAGGATTCCTTGTCTTTGTTAGTTGAAGCATCAACTCCAGCAGACTTCCAACCATCCCAAGAATCAGATTGCTTTGCATCTGAACTTTCATTCCCTTGGGAAACTGGAGCAGCATTCCACGCACTATCTGATGGGGATGCAGGCACATTACCCCAGGATTCCTTGTCTTTAACTGAATCATCAACTCCAGCAGACTTCCAGCCATCCCAAGAATCAGATTGCTTTGCATCTAAACGTTCATTCCCTTGGGAAACTGGAGCAGCATTCCACGCACTAAATGATGGAGATGCAGGCACATTGCCCAAGGATTCCTTGTCTTTGTTAATTGCTTTGTCAACTCCAGCAGACTTCCAGCCATCCCAAGAATCAGATTGCTTTGCATCTGAACGTTCATTCCCTTGGGAAACTGGAGAAGCATTCCACGCACTAAATGATGGAGATGCAGGCACATTGCCCAAGGATTCCTTGTCTTTGTTAATTGCTTTGTCAACTCCAGCAGACTTCCAGCCATCCCAAGAATCAGATTGCTTTGTATCTGAACTTCCATTCCCTTGGGAAACCGGAGCAGCACTCCATGCATTATCCGATGGAGATGCAGTAACATTGCCCCAGGACTTCTCTGTAGAAGCATGAGCATCTGCAGCCACAGTCTCCCAAGATTTGTTTTGCACATCATTATTATTTTCAGCTTCATCATTGCCCCTGCCCCATGATCCCTTTTGCGCATTATCTTTCTCCCAGGAACCTCCATTTGATCCTCTTCCCTTGTTCTCTTTCCAGGAGTTCCCATCATTCTGAGTGCTAGACTGCTTCTTCCAGCTGGCTCCTCCATCTGTTGCCCTTTTAGGGCCCTGGACAGACCAAGCATCATGTTGAGCTGGCTCTTCAGATattttctccttctccttcgccTTTTCAGTGCCCCAGCCTCCCCAATCAGAGGAACTCTTTTCCACTGTCGCAGGCACATCCCAACACGAATTCCCTTGGTCTGCTGGTTTTGTGACTCCCGTGTCAGCTCCTGCAGCTGCATCATTCCAACCTCCCCATTTATCAGAATCATTTCCAGCACTACCATTCTGTTCCCAGCTTGCATTTGTTGTTGTGCCATTATCCCACGAGCTGTTATTCTGAACATCTTGCTCTTCCAAATTATCATCGAAGATCGGTTGACCAATGGTCCCATCCAATTCAGGAGATAAGCACACATCTGCCTCGTTCTCTTCTGCAAGGTAGTCCACATCATCAAAGAATGTGTATCTTGCCTTTTCCTCATCAGTACGCACCAATGCCAAGTAATCATACAGGCCATCACCATACTCCTTATTGCTTTTCAGctgaaaaaaatcaactacaacaATAAGCAGAGCTACTTTTTCACTAAAACGCTAATTCATTTGATTGGTCACACCGTGCAAAGATCTTTAAGCAGATTAGCCCCAATTAAATAGAGTGAAGCCCCACTTCTTATATAATCAATAAGCTCCAGTGGGCAGAAAAACCAGCTTACCTGACTTTCATTCCACAGAATCTGAAAAGATGATCCAGTACCACTTGCAGCATGCTTGCCCCAAGAACATGATGAAACAACACATCCCAATGAATCCGAATGACATTTCTCTGCAGCCTTCTCAAAGCATTTCATAGGGGTCTACAAAATAAAAGGGCCAAATCAATAAAATGTATGTGATGATAAAAGACAAACCAATTGATCTCAGAGATAAGCTTACAATCAATGTGGACTCTGTGAAAGGTACTTGAACTTTTAAGGAACGGAAGGTGGCCTTGTAACCAGCATTGTTAAATCCATTCAGGTTTCCAGTAAATGTCATGCTATTTGCCACAAGTACCAGATGATCTTTGAGAACATCTTTAGCGACCATCCTTACAGTTGTTGAAAGCCGCTGCACAAATCAGCACATATAAAATAATCTATTGAAATGAGATGCAAgataaaaatttataaaatgcatTGGACAAATCCATAAGCACAAACATGATGTACAAAAGAGTTCATCGTAGAAATCAAATACAACTCAATTGAAATGGACCAAACTTGCCCATTAAAAACAAAACCGAATGTTCCACCAGTCAACATTCTCTATTAACATTAAAATCTTGGTTggacatggaaaaaaaaatgcaattatCGCATTCATGCGTAAACCATAGATAGTTCCCCAACACACCTAGATCAACATTGTCAAACAGCTATTTCCACGGAAACACGGTAGTTTGTGAAGCAGAGGTAGCCATAGAGCTATCATGAAATACTAAgttcatatatttataaattttccTTAGTAAGTTCTTGTAAATGCAAGTGGTCAAATAATCCATTAAAAAGATTGGAAAGATCTGCAGCGTGACCTGCAAACAGCAGATTTGAAATGAAATACCTCCCAAACTTACAAACAAAAAGGGTAAGGTGACAAACCTGCACAACTTGATCAAAAGCACATGAGATGCCAAGAAGTTCTCGCACTTGTTGAATACCATAAGGGATTGATCTCCGTATATCAATGAGGTTCAGAACCGGTATGCAGGCATCCATTGTTGTTCTCCAGGCATCACCAATATGTAaagcttcctcttcttcaacAATAATTTCTACTGCTGGCTCACCCTTTGATGCCTTCTGTGTGTTTTTAACCCAAGATGTTGCATCCGATCCAACCCAAACAATTTTAGCCTCTTGAATTCGAGGATCACCTGCAGAGCAACATTCTCAATTCAAGGAAATTGTTGAGCTAAAAGTACTACCCTTATTTGGTTAACACAtcaacactttttttttgtgacagGACAGGAGAACATTAATTTTATAACAATAATTTAACCAATAGAATCAGTTAACTACCAAACATTAACAGAGAATGTCTTAATCTGTTACAGCTGTGGAGCCAGCAGGCAGCAGCTTTAGCACTAAAGGGTACCAATTTGTTCATTATAGTCCCATCCTTTGTTAGCAGGTTATCCTTTAGTTATGCCAGGCCATGACATCCTATTGCCTCAAACAGAGCCACATCTCTCTATACAATCAGATGATCTTTCCCTTAACCAGCTACTCTAAATCCATCCCTCAGTCGGTGCACTCCACCTAGTGCCATTCAACCACAAGCCATCATTGTTTGAACCCCTCCAATGAATGGTTTACCCCGTCATGAACTAGGTTTGCAACACAATAACAGTTATGGTTCTGAAAATAGTGGTAacttttttgggggaaaaaaaagaaaagtattaTGAAAGACATGAGCGTGAAGGAAGATAATTGTTTTTTAAGGGctaaaaatggatcaatcataATTCTTTGGCTTTttggacccccccccccccccaccccttAAAAAACATGGCAAGATGTGAATAAAGGATTTTCAACTGAACCTAAATAATAAATTGTATTGAAAATGAAATTCCAACAGAAGCATATTATGTACAACTTACAGTACCTTTTATGATTGTATTCAAAAGCACTCCACATAGAGAATCAGCTAACACACTGACTGCTCTCTCCACTGATTCAGATACTATCATGTTATCAGAAACAAAGAATTGCAAACACGGAAGCTTAGGTAGCTTTCCATCAACCAGCTTCTGTGTGAATGAACAATCGCTGCCAAGAGTAAGGGTGAAAACTTGAGTACgattaaataatataatatcgTCTCACAGTAAACAGATAATAGTTAATGCTAAAAATGATTAACTGAAAATGAACTTAAGTAGAATATTGCCAGGAATTGTGATTTGAAATAAACAATGCATCAATATTCTCTGCCTAGACGATGGCTCCATTGCTATGCCAAGCTACCAATACTTTGCTATAAAcaacatgaaaaagaaaatcaaaactgAACAATCTTGGAACTAGGAAGCAAATAAAGATCCCCTTACCTCTTTCTTATGGCTCATTTCTACTACTTCAATGGAGATGAAACTTGCAAGCCAGGTACAGCATATGGTTGTAGTTGAGGTTAACTAATTTATCATTTGATACAGCGAGCGACAATCACATATCATAAGTAGGATTTCACATCATCATGATGTTGAAATATTAGATATTGAACATCTGATTAAAGAGCAATGCAGCACTTGAATAACCCTAGCAATCTACAAGATGACAACCCTCTTCTACCAAAATTATAAAACCGCCAACAACCATAGCAACTAATGGCAGGACACAACCACATAAACAAAACAGCAGTGCGTGCAATTTATTCTTCAAACGTGAGATCTCAAGCAATATAGTAGAGAATAGATAGTTACCAAGTAGAGAATGTAATATTTTTAAACAGGTTACTGAGATGTCCTTTCTTCTTCCCATATTTCCCAGAAACTTCTTGGCATTTCTGAAGAATATCTTCAGTGCTAATGTTGATCCTTTCTAAATGTGCCTGAAAGAAAGATGTACATATATTATCAGGGCATAATAAAAACAACTGTTTGCATGCAAGTATTCACCAACATAAGAATATATCATAATACCCTGTCAAGATGAATATGGCCAACAAGTGCTGGGGCTGCTTCTGAAGTTCCATCTAAACCTATTTGCTTCTGGTACCTGACAACGTGAATGTTATATTTAAGGTGTTCTGCTCAAATGATAATGAATACTAAAAGCCAACAATATGCGACAAGGAGACTTTTATCTCAATTTCCATTTTTGAGAATGATCAAAACTTGCATTTATCTGGGTACTGTCGTGACCAATTTCTAAGTTGTTTTATGGCAGTTCCAGTTGCATAATGATGGACAATTTCAAGAGTATATAAATGATTGAAGTTTAACATCCATGAACCAAGTCCATGACTAGTTAGTGGACAATGAACACTGATGTGCAGATCCATGGAAAAGAGATACCGGGTTCTCAGCATTAAACagataaaatatgaatctattagggatggcaatggggacCCGGACATGATAACCGGCGGGGAATAACTCTATTATGGGCTGTAAATGGGAGGAAATCACCCTCCATGGGGCTGTTTTAGGCCAAATTGTTCACCCATCGGGTGGGCTGGGAGCGGGGACGTTCTACAGGCCCCCGGCCCCCGAATCCCCATGGGGCCCCAAGTCAATCAGGAAGGTGCAAATCCCTTTAAGACCACAGcccaaaaagttaaaaaaaaaaaagcatttagAAGGCCCAAATCAGAGGTGCATATATAAAGTACTGAAACCTTTGCACAGTCCACATCCACTCTTCCTTCCACTCCTCCCCTCCACTCTCTCAGATCCAATCGGCAGGGCAACCAGAAGGAGCGAGAGCGACTGCACGAAGCCGCCTGGGCAACCAGAAGGGCAACCTCTAGGCTGCGCCACTGTGAAGCTTCAAGGACACACCACGTCACTGTCGCGACTAAcgcgccgctgccactgccAATCTGTGACCTCATACTTTGACGCTGTTGGTGTTTAAGTATGGATAGTTGGATATGATCTGTTTGATGTTTGATTGTTCAGGCATTTGTGTTTGGCTAACTAGTTTTGTTGGTTCGTTCCTGGCTTTGTTGCTGTTGTGCTGTCATGTTGCTGGCTTGTAGCTTGCTACTCTCTTGTTCCTGTTACCGAGTGTGGGGACCCACCGGGTGACCCATACCTGGTGCAGGGATGGGGACAGGGGGAAACTTGACTGACCCGTGtgcggggatggggatggggacggGCAATATCTTGCATTGCGGGGGTGGTACAGGGTGCTGAAACCCAGCGGGTGCAGCCCAGTTTCCATCCCTAAATATGGTAAGACCTAACCCAGTCAAACACACTGTTTGTGCTAACAGATAAGTTAACACTAAGTTACTTTCTAGATCCACATAATTTTCAGTTCATTGGACAGATATTGAACATTTGCCAACTATCTACATTCTATATCCGCAAAACTTTCACATTTCAAAAATGGAAAGTATTCTGAAGgaccaaaaaggaaaaggaaacttGAGTTTTAGACTTTGGTATAAGAAATCCAGGGAACTACAATAAAACAACCACAAAAGAAATAAAGTCCTTCATTGATTTCACTAAAAGCAAAGCAAGCGAATATAACTACATACCCCAGTAATTGACAGCATTAATTTATATACCAATATAATTGACAGCATTAATTATGGATACTTACTCAATGCAGATGTCAGTAGCACAATCTTCTAACGTAATTCTCCTTAGGCAGCCCTGAACTGCAATAGCAGCCTTTTCCTTGCAAAACTTCTTGGCACaagagcaatcattcagaaATAGGATAACTTTTCGGTCTTTCATATCGTTTTTGTAGCGACTTGTTGTCTGAAGTATTTCCTGTTAGGTTAAAGGAATATACCAAActtatcatgcatgcatacaatatTACCTTTTACCAATGCATAAAATAATTTAATGTTATTACCTTCATCCGCTCCCATGAAGTATTGTTACTCTGAGATGCATCCAAGACAGCCTTGTATGCAGGGTTGGAGATAGCAGTCGCAGCCAAGACACCAACTGGTTCGCCAGGACCTATTGCACTAGGGAAGTCCAAGGCATCATCCTCCATGTAGTTAAGTTGTATGATAGACTTGCTGCAGACATTTCTTACTGTCCCATCATAGCATATGACGACATCCCGCAGTAACGCCATTAGATTCTTAAATAGTGTTCCAGGCTCCGTCAACCCCCTAGAGGAGCGAACAATAGCTTCTCTTGTCGAAATAGCATGCACCAGCTCCTCATACGGATTAAGGCCATGAAAATATGAACTCCGTACAAGACCATATGCCTCTGGAGAATGTTCTTCTCTGACAGCTGGATGCTTGTTCACAAAAGTGTAGTAGCAATCCTCCACCAGACGACGTGAGTAGAACTTCCCCTCACGGTAAAGTTGTAAACCCACAAAACCAAGCTGCTGGACAACTTTAGACACTGAAGAGTCACTCTTTGGATCAATCAGAAGTCCAAGATGAGAGCGTTTCACAACAAAATCTGAAATTTGCTGTTTGATGTCCTTCAAATTATTATCAACACGCATTTCAACAACCTGATTTTCTGCAAATCTTGATTGTTCAAGGATAAGAGACTGTTTTTCAATGTTCTTCTGTGCTTCTTCCAATAGAACCTTGGGAACATTGAAGTCCTGGAGGCTTACACTAAAGCCATCCAAAAGAATCAATTCCATCAATAATGGCTGCAGCACATTCAAAAATTGTAGTGCTTCTCCTGGACCCTTAACAGAAAGAGTGGAATACACTAAATCTGAGAATGATGTCTGAACAGATTCTTTGTCAAGATCCAGTTTTATAATAGTGCTGTCCCTGACTACGTGTTTGTCCCCTTGAGAAGTTAAGGCTTTTGGCAGAGCACCTTGCACTATTTGCGAGATTGTCCAGTACGGCTTTGACTTGATCACAGCAGGATCTGGAAGAGAACATGTAACAAGCATTGCCAGCTGGTTAGCTGCTTCTTTGCTCAACATTGTTCTGGAAGACATATGCTTCAGAGCAAGCAAACTGTCACTAACTAGCTGGAGATTGACCTTGCCACTGTGCGAACTGGTAAGCTGCTTCTCCACACTGAAAAGCTCCAGTGCTTCAGCTTTTGCAGCAAGGGACTGTGGATAATAGATGTGCACACAATCACCGTCAAAGTCCGCTGCAAAAGGTGCGCATATGAGCGGATTGATCTTGACCGTATGGTCTTCATGGACATACACGCGAAATGCCTGGAGGGAATGCTTGTGGGTACTGGGTGGACGGTTAAGGAAAACAACATCCCCATCAACAATTCTCCTACTGATAGTCTGTCCGACTTTCAGGGTAGTGTGACCTTTGGATCCAACGGTGATGGCATAGGTTGCCTGGCCATCTCTGTAGGTCAAACACAATCCCTTATCCACAATCTCTTGCAACCTGTTAAGGTTGATGTCTGTTACCTGCTCTTCGAAAGTGATTCTTTTTGCCACTTCAGAAGGCAGTCCAATCACATCTACTCCAATATATGGATCTCCAGTAAGTACACTGCGTGATGAAAACCCTGACCCTTTGCTGATAAATAATGTTCTCATCTTCTCCAGCCATTGTTTTGTTGATAACGCAGAAGGATCAGTACTGATTGCAAATCTCTTGGTGTTGTCTTGAGGACCCTGCAAGACAACATTACCGTGGGACATAAGAAACAAGACTAAATAagtgattgcacacaactactGGGAGAGAACGGTTGTAAAACATAAACCTATGGAAGAAAGCTTTAACATGAACTAATAGTTGATGAATTTCATGAACCTTTTCAGGTCCAACTACTATAGAAATGTTAGTTTCGGGTTTAATAGCTATAAGGGAGTTCGATAATATAGTTAATGTAGGGAAATGAGCAGTTTTGCTTAGTGTGTCTATGATCATGACGGGCGTCCTATGCAATATGAAATTATGAATTCACTGacaatgcatgcatggtttgcATGGCAGTTTTCTCTAATAAAGGGTGCACATAGACGCACAATAGCAGACCGTTCATCCTCAATGATAACCATCCACAGTGTATACTCATGCACAGGATCAACCCGACACAAGATCAACCCAACCCATATGGATATGCTTGGTCATTTGTTGCTATCTTCTGAGAGATTTATGaatcaaaatcccttgtatGCATGTGCTCAGtcattataattatattaatatGAAGTCAAATGTAAATTCATATTTTTAGTTTGGTTACTATAAGGAGTATTGAAATTGTTGTAAAAATGAGCTTAAGTCGACAGCCTGTGCAAATGCAGTTGACAACTAGTCGATCCTAATTCATGGCTTGGTGACAATTACGATTACAAAACAAGTGACCAATTTGTGTGTGAGCAGATGAGCTACTCTCTGGAGCAATTCTCTAGCTGAGACAGGACTCTCCTGAACATGCTCTCATGTAAATATGGTAAATAAACTATCACATTAAGATCATGCAACATACCCTTGTAGTGCCCCTTAGATGTATGTACTGGGCAATAGAGAGCTGTAGATCACATGATTCAACTTCATGTGATTCAAAGTTTGGGGATCCAGCTCTTGACTTTTTTATCTGCTCTATTTTCTGAAGCACCTTCTTCAGCAGAGATATTGATATGTCCTGATATGAGAAGCAAGTATAATAAGCCATGACATAGAATTGAACCAGTCAGGAAAATTATGAAGAACAAACGTGAGGAAGAACTCACATAGGACATGATGCTCTGCCCATCTGTAAATTCTGGAATGTATAAACAATTTGGTGGCACGGGGAGGTATTTCATCACATATCCAGATTGAGCAATGTAACCACGAGCAGCTAGTTTCCTCTTCGTTTCTTCAGGAATTTTCTTCAATATATTGAGAGCCTAGCAAACGATACAGGAATGACAGACGATCATGTAGGTTGTTGGATATTTAGGAGCTTACAGAAGtcataaaaataaagtaaatgaGATTAACCTCTTCTGGGAGCAAGGTCCTGCAGTGGGAGGTTCCACCATGGTGAAATCCATACTTGTCAAGGAAGTTCCATGAGCCTTCTGTCATGAATTTCCTAGGAGGCATTTTCAACTCTAAACGAAATGCACCATCTGCTGTTTTGATTTCTTTCAAAGATAATGCCGGAAGATCCTAAAGAAGTAAATGGCGATGAACATCAGTTGCCACTCATCCGGATTGTAAATGTTTATAGTGTCAAGGCTAGCATCTAATAAAAACAACTAAAGCTGTATACCAAAAGCCATACGctaaaaaactaataaaaacatGATATAGTAATGCTTATGTCATGATTGTTGGCCACATCTTACAAGTTCCAATAACACTCCATCATACAGCATAACTTTGATCCTGTGTACTGTTTTCAACGACGACATGTTACTGAACAAACATAAAACTGAATACAGTGCTAGTCTGTCACTCATTCTCTgtgtagacaaaaaaaaactttgcaaTCAATGGTTTTATTGCAAAAGAACGCAACATAAAACTTATTCCGTAACTTAATATATAAGTGAAAGCATATGTATGGATAGGATTACTGAGTGAATACTGCAACAGCTATGTCAGTAACATTGGCTATGTTTTGCCCAAGCAGATTTTGATCAATTTAAAACCAACTAAGCTGTAACATCCGGACTATGTATGAGTGGATTAAACTTAAAACACTGGTATACTTGGTTCTTCGAGAGGCATATGTTCCATATTCCTACTACTTATACATGTCAAACAATGAAATATTATGTCTGTCTACTTCAAGGCAGAAGGGATATACAAAATTGTTGGGGTTGGAAAGTACCCGACAATAGTAGCATGACAATGCTGATGTGTTATCCTTTCCCTCTGTCTGTTTGACCTGATACGTGGTAAGATCACATTAATTATAAGCCAAAGTAAGACAATTGGATTTAGAAAATTAAGACTTAGCTGCTTTGACCTGTATGTACCTTTCCTTTCTTGACGCGGAGGCATTTCAAACATACCACATTTAATATCTGCCTCAGTTCCGTTACATGGCAAGGGTGATATATAGGCACAGGCAGCTCAATGTACCCGAAATGCCCTAAATAAGCAGATAATTTTGGTTTTAAAGAAGAGAAAAGTGGATTGTCAGTTGCTACAGAACAATATCTTGGGCATGAAAAACTAATGAGAAGTCATCATGTGAGAACCTTCGCATTTTCCATTTTCTGAGGCACCACAGGACTCGCATTTTCCTGTCTCCAAAGGTAACCCAAGGAAGGGATTTCCGAGCTGACTAGGATGAGTGACAGGACAGTCATTTATAGAATAAGTACGCTGCAGGACAGAAAGGTGTGTATCAGTCATGTTGGAAATAAAAAACATAGTATTACAGTAGGAAATATAAATGGGAACTGTGCAGGATATATCCTTGCCATATTCATGAGaaacaaaaaatacaaaaaaaaaagaaggctaAATTCATATAAATCAAGTAGAAGAATGCAACATCAAGTATTTAAATCCACAAAATGTAAAACAGCTCCGTTAGTTAGCGAAAAAGCCCATGTATCAGCACTTCCAGATGCAAAAGAAAATGTCAGATTTCAGTATTAACTAACAAACAACATTCATCTTTACATTGCAAAAGTAAAGGTCAAAAAGAGAAGCTCTCATAGCAACACTCATCTTGATAAAATTAATcttacaaattcaaattttgcatTGCGATTGAATAGCACAGATCATGCATCATAGGTAAATCTAATTGAATGATATCAAATATAAAACTTGACCTGCCGGGGGAGGTGGGGTAAGACCTTCTCACGCATGTCAAGAAAACCCCCTAACCCCCCTTACACAGCGGCACAGGCAGGTCAAGAAAACCCCCGAACCCTTGCCCCACCCTTACACAGCAGCACCGTAACCCGTGAAAATAGGCTGGTCCTTAGACCTATGCTTTGGCGTGGGACAAACgaggggattttttttcaaccCCAGCCTGAAATTCGCTCCCACaaggagtcgaacccaggacctgaGGAGTGCTACTAGAGCCACCTAACCAACTCAGCTAGAGGTCCATTCGCAAATGATATCAAATATAAATGATAGAGAAAAGGAGGGTTTCTAGATCTCATCATCAAGAGTAGTTACATCAATCATATGCTCCCTTATCAGACGGTACTGTCTCTAATGGATCACAATGACCAAGTTGTCGCTTCTGCATGCATCTCTTTCTGCAAGCATTGCTGGTAAAAAGCATCAGAGAAGGAGAACTTACAATCTCATCCTCAGTGGATAGGCTAAGCTTGATGCTCTTGATGGCACCTTCAGCAACCGGAATTGCTGACTGGTCCTCCTCCATCTATCTGAAATAGACAAAGGGACATGGCTGTGTCCGTAAAAAGAATTGAAAAGAAAGAACCGGTAATACCAACAAGCTAGAACCCACCATTAgctccaattaaacaacaagaAATAG
This region includes:
- the LOC127764641 gene encoding DNA-directed RNA polymerase V subunit 1, with the translated sequence MEEDQSAIPVAEGAIKSIKLSLSTEDEIRTYSINDCPVTHPSQLGNPFLGLPLETGKCESCGASENGKCEGHFGYIELPVPIYHPCHVTELRQILNVVCLKCLRVKKGKVKQTEGKDNTSALSCYYCRDLPALSLKEIKTADGAFRLELKMPPRKFMTEGSWNFLDKYGFHHGGTSHCRTLLPEEALNILKKIPEETKRKLAARGYIAQSGYVMKYLPVPPNCLYIPEFTDGQSIMSYDISISLLKKVLQKIEQIKKSRAGSPNFESHEVESCDLQLSIAQYIHLRGTTRGPQDNTKRFAISTDPSALSTKQWLEKMRTLFISKGSGFSSRSVLTGDPYIGVDVIGLPSEVAKRITFEEQVTDINLNRLQEIVDKGLCLTYRDGQATYAITVGSKGHTTLKVGQTISRRIVDGDVVFLNRPPSTHKHSLQAFRVYVHEDHTVKINPLICAPFAADFDGDCVHIYYPQSLAAKAEALELFSVEKQLTSSHSGKVNLQLVSDSLLALKHMSSRTMLSKEAANQLAMLVTCSLPDPAVIKSKPYWTISQIVQGALPKALTSQGDKHVVRDSTIIKLDLDKESVQTSFSDLVYSTLSVKGPGEALQFLNVLQPLLMELILLDGFSVSLQDFNVPKVLLEEAQKNIEKQSLILEQSRFAENQVVEMRVDNNLKDIKQQISDFVVKRSHLGLLIDPKSDSSVSKVVQQLGFVGLQLYREGKFYSRRLVEDCYYTFVNKHPAVREEHSPEAYGLVRSSYFHGLNPYEELVHAISTREAIVRSSRGLTEPGTLFKNLMALLRDVVICYDGTVRNVCSKSIIQLNYMEDDALDFPSAIGPGEPVGVLAATAISNPAYKAVLDASQSNNTSWERMKEILQTTSRYKNDMKDRKVILFLNDCSCAKKFCKEKAAIAVQGCLRRITLEDCATDICIEYQKQIGLDGTSEAAPALVGHIHLDRAHLERINISTEDILQKCQEVSGKYGKKKGHLSNLFKNITFSTCDCSFTQKLVDGKLPKLPCLQFFVSDNMIVSESVERAVSVLADSLCGVLLNTIIKGDPRIQEAKIVWVGSDATSWVKNTQKASKGEPAVEIIVEEEEALHIGDAWRTTMDACIPVLNLIDIRRSIPYGIQQVRELLGISCAFDQVVQRLSTTVRMVAKDVLKDHLVLVANSMTFTGNLNGFNNAGYKATFRSLKVQVPFTESTLITPMKCFEKAAEKCHSDSLGCVVSSCSWGKHAASGTGSSFQILWNESQLKSNKEYGDGLYDYLALVRTDEEKARYTFFDDVDYLAEENEADVCLSPELDGTIGQPIFDDNLEEQDVQNNSSWDNGTTTNASWEQNGSAGNDSDKWGGWNDAAAGADTGVTKPADQGNSCWDVPATVEKSSSDWGGWGTEKAKEKEKISEEPAQHDAWSVQGPKRATDGGASWKKQSSTQNDGNSWKENKGRGSNGGSWEKDNAQKGSWGRGNDEAENNNDVQNKSWETVAADAHASTEKSWGNVTASPSDNAWSAAPVSQGNGSSDTKQSDSWDGWKSAGVDKAINKDKESLGNVPASPSFSAWNASPVSQGNERSDAKQSDSWDGWKSAGVDKAINKDKESLGNVPASPSFSAWNAAPVSQGNERLDAKQSDSWDGWKSAGVDDSVKDKESWGNVPASPSDSAWNAAPVSQGNESSDAKQSDSWDGWKSAGVDASTNKDKESWGNVPASPSDSAWNAAPVSQGDDVWNSAEANESRNKDWKSDGWGARGGNWRGQRNNPGRPPRKPDGRGLPRRPDERGPPRRHFDLTAEEEKILGEIEPTVLSIRKIFRESIDSIKLSPEDEKFIKENVLEHHPEKQSKVSGEIDHIMVDKHQVFQDSRCLFVVSSDGTRSDFSYLKCMENFVRKTYPEHGDSFCKKYFKRRRDQPPAADGGTAPGTPAGATQSTAVDTQEGTSQQTQPDIATAPAATQQETLQDTPAPPADDGLLGKGPSPSD